A genomic window from Bradyrhizobium lupini includes:
- a CDS encoding ABC transporter substrate-binding protein — MRVRRAARLVRGLLVAISATGLAASAQAQDQGKEKKIKIGVVFDLTGPLAGGGSELGYIGAKIILDHFARTGVEGYKIEAVYADAQSKPDIAINESVRLLEQEKVDMVLGFFSSAQCVPVAARVEQLKKFMWMTTCISSAVFNEKGYKYVFRPQASGDQFGMMTMDFIAQNAKAKFDKEPKDLRVAIIHEDGAYGVDVSRGNEAGAKKAGFNVVMKEGYSATAPDLSALVTKLKRAKPDVIFHTGYNPDITLLLRQAREQGLKFGALMGHGAGYGVYEKLKEGMGVDATYIFNTDPISIWLANQKTMDPKLPPVIKMVGEEFDKIRPGVAIRSAHVGIGASNTYVFMNDVLPRAIKKYGGVDPDALRKAALDTDIPEGGTMLGFGVKFYGEGTPMAGQNERSFPVVIQYIDDKSSVVWPKSQAQREAVLPLPKGTTYSNQ; from the coding sequence ATGCGCGTGCGCAGGGCTGCCCGTTTGGTACGTGGGCTGTTGGTCGCGATATCAGCGACGGGCTTGGCGGCGTCCGCCCAGGCTCAGGATCAAGGCAAAGAGAAGAAGATTAAGATCGGCGTCGTTTTCGATTTGACCGGGCCTCTCGCCGGCGGTGGCTCTGAACTCGGCTATATCGGCGCAAAGATCATTCTCGACCATTTCGCCAGGACCGGCGTCGAGGGTTACAAGATCGAAGCGGTCTATGCCGATGCGCAAAGCAAGCCCGACATCGCGATCAACGAATCCGTCCGCCTGCTCGAGCAGGAAAAGGTCGACATGGTGCTCGGCTTCTTCTCCTCGGCGCAATGTGTGCCGGTCGCGGCCCGCGTCGAGCAGCTCAAGAAGTTCATGTGGATGACGACTTGCATCTCGTCGGCCGTGTTCAACGAGAAGGGTTACAAATATGTCTTCCGCCCGCAGGCGAGCGGCGACCAGTTCGGCATGATGACCATGGATTTCATCGCGCAGAATGCCAAGGCGAAGTTCGACAAGGAGCCGAAGGATCTGCGCGTCGCCATCATTCACGAAGACGGCGCCTATGGCGTCGACGTGTCCAGGGGCAACGAGGCCGGCGCGAAGAAGGCGGGATTCAACGTCGTGATGAAGGAAGGCTACTCGGCCACCGCGCCTGACCTCTCCGCGCTGGTGACCAAGTTGAAGCGCGCCAAGCCCGACGTCATTTTCCACACCGGCTACAACCCCGATATCACGCTGTTGCTGCGTCAGGCGCGCGAGCAGGGGCTGAAGTTCGGCGCGCTGATGGGGCACGGCGCGGGTTACGGCGTCTATGAGAAGCTGAAGGAAGGCATGGGGGTGGATGCCACCTACATCTTCAACACCGACCCGATTTCGATCTGGCTTGCCAACCAGAAGACCATGGATCCCAAGCTCCCGCCGGTGATCAAGATGGTCGGCGAGGAGTTCGACAAAATCCGGCCCGGGGTCGCCATCCGCTCGGCGCATGTCGGCATCGGTGCGTCCAACACGTATGTGTTCATGAACGACGTGCTGCCGCGCGCGATCAAGAAGTATGGCGGGGTCGATCCGGATGCGCTGCGCAAGGCTGCGCTCGACACCGATATTCCCGAAGGAGGCACCATGCTCGGATTCGGCGTCAAGTTTTACGGCGAGGGCACGCCGATGGCCGGGCAGAACGAGCGCTCATTCCCGGTCGTGATCCAGTATATCGACGACAAATCCTCCGTGGTGTGGCCCAAGAGTCAGGCGCAGCGCGAGGCCGTGCTGCCGCTGCCGAAGGGCACCACCTACAGCAACCAGTAG
- a CDS encoding ABC transporter ATP-binding protein, with the protein MLEVSGLVKRFGGFTAVNNVSFKVDQGEILGLIGPNGSGKSTIFNMLSGTLAPTSGSILFDGFEIAGLPPHRIINSGIGRTFQIPRPFRRLTIFENVALAGFYGQGRHSRARAEEAAERSLAMVGLPTDRHASVDGLGAAGLKKLELAKALATAPKLLLADESLGGLDEAEMGQAADMLRNIRDELGITIIWVEHIMGVLMRVVDRVMVLDHGEKISEGLPSAVAGDPRVIEVYLGTDAETTQAAAAAARRRAGVQ; encoded by the coding sequence GTGCTGGAAGTCAGCGGGCTGGTGAAGCGGTTTGGTGGCTTCACCGCCGTCAACAATGTGTCGTTCAAAGTCGACCAGGGCGAGATCCTCGGCCTGATCGGCCCCAACGGTTCGGGCAAGAGCACGATCTTCAATATGCTCTCGGGCACGCTGGCGCCGACGTCCGGTTCGATCCTGTTCGACGGCTTCGAGATCGCGGGCCTTCCGCCGCACCGGATCATCAACAGCGGCATCGGTCGCACCTTCCAGATCCCGCGGCCATTCCGCCGCCTGACGATCTTCGAGAACGTCGCGCTCGCCGGATTCTACGGCCAGGGCCGCCACAGCCGTGCCAGGGCCGAGGAGGCGGCCGAAAGATCGTTGGCGATGGTCGGCTTGCCGACCGATCGGCATGCCAGCGTCGACGGCCTCGGCGCAGCCGGCCTGAAAAAGCTCGAACTGGCGAAAGCGCTCGCCACCGCGCCAAAACTTCTGCTGGCCGATGAGAGCCTCGGCGGCCTCGACGAGGCCGAGATGGGTCAGGCGGCCGACATGCTGCGCAACATCCGCGACGAGCTCGGCATCACCATCATCTGGGTCGAGCACATCATGGGCGTGCTGATGCGCGTCGTCGATCGCGTCATGGTGCTCGATCACGGCGAGAAGATCTCGGAAGGTTTGCCGAGTGCCGTTGCCGGCGATCCCCGCGTCATCGAGGTCTATCTCGGCACCGATGCCGAGACCACGCAGGCCGCGGCCGCCGCAGCGCGCCGCCGCGCGGGGGTGCAGTGA
- a CDS encoding ABC transporter ATP-binding protein: protein MLELRGVNAGYGTFQALFDVDLDVRAGEAVGVIGPNGAGKTTLMRVISGLIRPSRGSIRMEAVDVVATPPHKIVSLGIAHVPENRRLFPQLSVDDNLKMGAFMQEARGHYAERLDVVFELFPRLKERRHQMAGTMSGGEQQMCAIGRALMSNPKLLLLDEPSAGLAPVVVQQVFELVKRIRASGLTVLIVEQNVQQVLKVVDRAYLIEAGTIRSSGTSAEMLASDTVKEAYLGV, encoded by the coding sequence ATGTTGGAGCTCCGCGGCGTCAATGCCGGCTATGGTACCTTCCAGGCACTGTTCGACGTCGATCTCGACGTGAGGGCGGGTGAGGCCGTCGGCGTCATCGGTCCCAACGGGGCCGGCAAGACCACCCTGATGCGCGTCATCTCCGGCCTGATCCGCCCCTCGCGCGGCTCGATCAGAATGGAAGCCGTCGACGTCGTGGCCACGCCGCCGCACAAGATCGTCAGCCTCGGGATCGCGCATGTGCCGGAGAACCGGCGGCTGTTTCCGCAGCTCTCGGTCGACGACAATCTCAAGATGGGCGCCTTCATGCAGGAGGCGCGCGGCCACTATGCCGAGCGGCTGGACGTGGTGTTCGAGCTGTTTCCGCGCCTGAAGGAGCGCCGCCACCAGATGGCGGGCACCATGTCCGGCGGCGAGCAGCAGATGTGCGCGATCGGCCGCGCGCTGATGTCGAATCCAAAGCTGCTGCTGCTCGACGAGCCGTCGGCGGGGCTCGCGCCGGTCGTGGTGCAGCAGGTGTTCGAGCTGGTGAAGCGGATCCGCGCCAGCGGGCTGACCGTGCTGATCGTCGAGCAGAATGTGCAGCAGGTGCTGAAAGTGGTCGATCGCGCCTATCTGATCGAGGCGGGTACGATCAGGTCCTCAGGCACCTCGGCCGAGATGCTGGCGAGCGACACGGTCAAGGAAGCGTATCTCGGGGTGTGA
- a CDS encoding branched-chain amino acid ABC transporter permease — protein sequence MQAFLDIFDIYLLEAVINGILLGGVLALLALGLNLIFGVIDVTWICYAELVMIGMYAMYFLVQYYGISYFVAAPLTILLVAVLGAALHYLVIAPLLTAPPINQLLATGGVLFVLQSFATVAFGIDFRNLGIRLPVLAFGDMNFSYARLLSFLAALVGMVAVYLFMTRTFTGTAIRAISQDRQIMALMGVDTKRIYIITSAIGGGLAGLAACLLVLQYDVHPFVGLSFGPITFLICVLGGLGNFIGGFIAAFVFAEIISLGGLFSDLEWGYVLAFAFFIVMMFIRPAGLLARRR from the coding sequence ATGCAAGCATTTCTGGACATTTTCGACATCTACCTGCTGGAGGCCGTGATCAACGGCATCCTGCTCGGCGGCGTGCTGGCGTTGCTCGCGCTCGGGCTCAATTTGATCTTCGGCGTCATCGACGTGACCTGGATCTGCTACGCAGAGCTGGTGATGATCGGCATGTACGCCATGTACTTCCTGGTGCAGTATTACGGCATCAGCTATTTCGTCGCCGCGCCGCTCACCATCCTGCTGGTCGCGGTGCTCGGCGCGGCGCTACATTACCTCGTGATCGCGCCGCTCCTCACCGCGCCGCCGATCAACCAGTTGCTGGCGACCGGCGGGGTGCTGTTCGTGCTGCAGAGCTTTGCCACCGTCGCCTTCGGCATCGACTTCCGCAACCTCGGCATCCGCCTGCCGGTGCTCGCCTTCGGCGACATGAATTTCAGCTACGCACGACTTCTGTCCTTCCTGGCTGCGCTGGTCGGCATGGTCGCGGTCTATCTGTTCATGACACGGACCTTCACCGGCACCGCGATCCGCGCGATCTCGCAGGACCGGCAGATCATGGCGCTGATGGGCGTCGACACGAAGCGGATCTATATCATCACCTCCGCGATCGGCGGGGGGCTGGCCGGGCTCGCCGCCTGCCTGTTGGTTCTGCAATATGACGTGCATCCCTTCGTCGGCCTGTCGTTCGGTCCGATCACCTTCCTGATCTGCGTGCTCGGGGGCCTCGGCAATTTCATCGGCGGCTTCATCGCCGCCTTCGTGTTCGCCGAGATCATCTCGCTCGGCGGCCTGTTCTCCGATCTCGAATGGGGCTATGTGCTCGCCTTCGCGTTCTTCATCGTCATGATGTTCATCCGGCCCGCGGGCCTGCTCGCGAGGCGCCGATGA
- a CDS encoding branched-chain amino acid ABC transporter permease, whose amino-acid sequence MMGRRRLAAWGIGLAALVALPFVYRDPYHLHILVLILIWSFAYTSWSMMGRFGLVSLGHGGFMGIGAYVTALLWNHLGWSPWIGIPIGMVAAGALALIVGYPCFRFRITGHYFVLVTLALSGIVLQVITATRDYTGGSLGYTPNRAAGNKLWSLQFDDKITWYLIALGVWLFGIVVWHWVDRSMARYALEAISEDEDAAAAAGVDVTAEKLKITLLSALMTALAGALYCQYQMFITPDTVSGIAVSLQMVFAAIVGGLFVSLGPTFGAIITIMLAETLRIGFGTKAVGWDNLVYGVLLVLFIIFLPKGILGSLLDRLKPQRKVHRAHEQEVVQIARPGT is encoded by the coding sequence ATGATGGGGCGGAGACGGCTTGCAGCTTGGGGGATCGGATTGGCGGCGCTGGTCGCGCTGCCTTTCGTCTATCGCGATCCCTATCATCTGCACATCCTGGTGCTGATCCTGATCTGGTCGTTCGCCTATACGTCCTGGTCGATGATGGGGCGGTTCGGCCTCGTCTCGCTCGGCCATGGCGGGTTCATGGGGATCGGCGCCTATGTCACCGCACTACTCTGGAATCACCTGGGCTGGTCGCCCTGGATCGGCATCCCCATCGGCATGGTCGCGGCCGGCGCGCTGGCGCTGATCGTCGGCTATCCCTGTTTTCGCTTCCGCATCACCGGGCACTATTTCGTGCTGGTGACGCTCGCGCTCTCAGGCATCGTGCTCCAGGTCATCACGGCGACGCGCGACTACACCGGCGGCTCGCTCGGCTACACGCCGAACCGGGCCGCGGGCAACAAGCTCTGGTCGCTGCAATTCGACGACAAGATCACCTGGTACCTGATCGCGCTCGGGGTCTGGCTTTTCGGCATCGTGGTCTGGCACTGGGTCGACCGCAGCATGGCCCGCTATGCGCTGGAGGCGATCTCGGAGGACGAGGACGCCGCGGCCGCCGCCGGCGTCGACGTCACCGCGGAGAAGCTGAAGATCACGCTGCTCAGCGCGCTGATGACGGCATTGGCCGGCGCGCTCTACTGCCAGTACCAGATGTTCATCACGCCCGATACCGTCAGTGGCATCGCGGTGTCGCTCCAGATGGTGTTCGCGGCCATCGTCGGCGGCCTGTTCGTCTCGCTCGGCCCGACCTTCGGCGCTATCATCACGATTATGCTGGCCGAGACCCTGCGCATCGGCTTTGGCACCAAGGCGGTCGGCTGGGACAATCTCGTCTACGGTGTGCTGCTGGTGCTGTTCATCATATTCCTTCCGAAGGGCATCCTTGGTAGCTTGCTCGACCGATTGAAGCCGCAACGCAAGGTGCACCGCGCTCATGAGCAAGAAGTCGTCCAAATCGCTCGCCCAGGAACTTGA
- a CDS encoding polyphosphate kinase 2 family protein, with protein sequence MSKKSSKSLAQELDRYITPFRYDGSGKFHLKDHKTDEKGDLDKEKAQDILDANKKRLIAFQEKLYAQDRWSVLIVFQAMDAGGKDSAIKAIFEGINPQGCAVSAFKAPNSKELDHDFLWRHAIALPERGHIGIFNRSHYEECLVTRVHPEVLAKEKLPSKLVTKNIWKERFEDICAWERYLARNGTVVLKFFLNLSKDEQRERFLDRLEDPSKQWKFSMDDIKERALWPRYQAVYQDIVRHTATPHAPWYVVPADHKWFARVVIGSAIVAALEKLDLRFPRADKASAGEFDEVRKALEKEEKAGKKQKTRKQPHAQ encoded by the coding sequence ATGAGCAAGAAGTCGTCCAAATCGCTCGCCCAGGAACTTGACCGCTACATCACGCCATTCCGCTACGATGGTTCGGGCAAGTTTCATCTCAAGGATCACAAGACCGACGAGAAGGGCGACCTCGACAAGGAGAAGGCGCAGGACATTCTCGATGCCAACAAGAAGCGGCTGATCGCGTTTCAGGAGAAGCTCTACGCCCAGGACCGCTGGTCGGTGCTGATCGTGTTCCAGGCGATGGACGCTGGCGGCAAGGATTCTGCGATCAAGGCGATCTTCGAGGGCATCAATCCGCAGGGCTGCGCAGTCAGTGCCTTTAAGGCGCCGAACAGCAAGGAGCTCGACCACGATTTCCTCTGGCGCCATGCAATCGCGCTGCCGGAGCGCGGGCATATCGGCATCTTTAACCGCTCTCATTACGAGGAATGCCTGGTGACGCGCGTGCATCCGGAGGTCCTCGCCAAGGAGAAGCTGCCGTCAAAGCTCGTCACCAAGAACATCTGGAAGGAGCGGTTCGAGGACATCTGTGCGTGGGAGCGCTATCTCGCGCGCAACGGCACCGTGGTGCTGAAATTCTTCCTCAACCTGTCCAAAGACGAGCAGCGCGAGCGCTTCCTCGACCGGCTGGAGGATCCGTCCAAGCAGTGGAAGTTCTCCATGGACGACATCAAGGAGCGCGCGCTGTGGCCGCGCTACCAGGCGGTCTATCAGGACATCGTCCGGCACACGGCAACGCCTCATGCGCCGTGGTATGTCGTGCCGGCCGACCACAAATGGTTCGCGCGCGTCGTGATCGGGTCGGCCATCGTCGCGGCGCTCGAAAAGCTCGATCTGCGCTTCCCTCGCGCCGACAAGGCCTCGGCGGGTGAATTCGACGAGGTGCGCAAGGCGCTGGAGAAGGAGGAGAAGGCGGGCAAGAAACAAAAAACGCGAAAACAACCCCATGCACAGTAG
- a CDS encoding mechanosensitive ion channel domain-containing protein, with protein MSPDEAKRALETLQDDKKRAQMIDTLRAIANASGAQQPAPEPKSPIPLAADGLGAQLMLTVSEEIGEISRDVADMARTLTHFPAFYYWIVRTANDPAAYNLLIEIAWKLALVFGCAFCAEWVIFRLIRRPVVFLEGRMPQTARLPVQVLPIADPPSSVADVTPAPELHMRRHSLARAWQIMLRLPLVLGRFLLELLPVLVFVGVATALLGTEIGGPTTVRLVILAVVNAYAFSRGLICVVRVLAGPFGLFPVKAETAAYIEIWARRIVGVGVSGIAFANVALLLGLHRGGYAALLRMVMLVVHLFIVVIILQCRRQVAEAIRAPADRQGIAARLRNRIAGGWHYLAIALDLALWAVWALNIRNGYSLLLQYFVGTIAVALITRVAIMLTLGLIDRGFRIKPEILQRFPGLEIRANRYLPLLRKIVSGVIAFIGLVAVLEVWGVDAIVWFYGGQIGSRLISAVVTIGLAVFIAAAIWEASNALLDRQINTLSRDGHYARAARLRTFQPMLRTALLCVIATVVGLTALSEIGVNVAPLLAGAGIVGIAIGFGSQKLVQDLITGLFLLLENTVQVGDSVSVSGLSGVVENVSIRTIRLRAGDGAVHIVPFSAVTTITNASRGAGNASVSVNVAYKEDTDRAGQILKDIVDEMRREVEFRSLIRGDLELWGIDKVDGAMVSIVGQIRCTEAGRWPVQREFNRRMKQRFQHNGIEVASATQTILMHIAPPADGAAHLTPRRAVG; from the coding sequence TTGTCGCCCGATGAGGCCAAGCGCGCGCTGGAAACGCTGCAGGACGACAAGAAGCGCGCGCAGATGATCGACACGCTGCGCGCGATCGCCAATGCGTCCGGTGCACAGCAGCCCGCGCCCGAGCCAAAATCGCCGATCCCGCTCGCGGCCGACGGCCTCGGTGCGCAGCTCATGCTCACCGTGTCCGAGGAAATCGGCGAGATTTCGCGAGACGTTGCCGATATGGCCAGGACGCTCACGCACTTCCCGGCGTTCTATTACTGGATCGTGCGGACCGCGAACGATCCCGCGGCCTACAATCTCCTGATCGAGATCGCCTGGAAGCTTGCGCTGGTGTTCGGCTGCGCCTTCTGCGCCGAATGGGTGATCTTCCGTCTGATCCGCCGCCCCGTCGTGTTCCTGGAAGGGCGCATGCCGCAAACGGCGCGTCTGCCGGTGCAGGTGTTGCCCATTGCCGATCCGCCGTCATCCGTGGCCGATGTCACCCCGGCGCCCGAACTGCACATGCGCCGCCACAGCCTGGCGCGGGCCTGGCAAATCATGCTGCGGCTGCCGCTCGTGCTGGGACGCTTCCTGCTCGAGCTGCTACCCGTGTTGGTCTTTGTCGGCGTCGCCACGGCGCTGCTCGGCACCGAGATCGGGGGGCCCACCACCGTCCGTCTCGTGATCCTCGCCGTCGTCAACGCCTATGCGTTCTCGCGCGGGCTCATCTGTGTGGTCCGTGTGCTGGCGGGACCGTTCGGCTTGTTTCCGGTCAAGGCCGAAACCGCCGCCTATATCGAGATCTGGGCGCGCCGTATCGTCGGTGTCGGCGTCTCCGGCATCGCCTTTGCGAATGTGGCGCTGCTGCTCGGCCTGCATCGCGGCGGCTATGCCGCGCTCCTGCGCATGGTGATGCTGGTCGTGCATCTCTTCATCGTCGTCATCATCCTGCAATGCCGCCGCCAGGTCGCCGAGGCCATCCGCGCGCCGGCCGACCGGCAGGGCATCGCGGCGCGACTGCGCAACCGCATCGCGGGCGGCTGGCACTATCTCGCCATCGCGCTCGACCTCGCGCTGTGGGCCGTGTGGGCGCTGAACATCCGCAACGGCTATTCGTTGCTGCTGCAATATTTCGTCGGCACCATCGCGGTGGCGCTGATCACGCGCGTTGCCATCATGCTGACGCTGGGCCTGATCGACCGCGGCTTCCGCATCAAGCCGGAAATTCTCCAGCGCTTTCCGGGCCTCGAGATCCGCGCCAACCGCTATCTGCCGCTGCTGCGCAAGATCGTATCTGGCGTGATCGCCTTCATCGGCCTGGTGGCCGTGCTCGAAGTCTGGGGCGTGGACGCGATCGTCTGGTTCTATGGCGGCCAGATCGGCAGCCGGCTGATCTCGGCGGTGGTGACGATCGGACTTGCCGTATTCATCGCGGCGGCGATCTGGGAAGCCAGCAACGCGCTGCTGGACCGCCAGATCAATACGCTGTCGCGCGACGGGCACTATGCCCGCGCCGCGCGGCTGCGGACCTTTCAGCCGATGCTGCGGACGGCCTTGCTCTGCGTGATCGCCACCGTCGTCGGCCTCACGGCGCTCAGCGAGATCGGCGTCAACGTCGCGCCGCTGCTGGCGGGCGCCGGCATCGTCGGCATCGCCATCGGCTTCGGCTCGCAGAAGCTGGTGCAGGATCTCATCACCGGCCTGTTCCTGCTGCTGGAGAACACCGTCCAGGTCGGCGACAGCGTCAGCGTGTCCGGGCTATCGGGCGTGGTCGAGAACGTCTCGATCCGCACGATCAGGCTTCGTGCCGGCGACGGTGCCGTGCACATCGTGCCGTTCAGCGCGGTCACGACTATCACCAATGCCAGCCGCGGCGCCGGCAATGCGTCCGTCAGCGTCAACGTCGCCTACAAGGAGGATACCGACCGCGCCGGCCAGATCCTCAAGGACATCGTCGACGAGATGCGCCGCGAGGTGGAATTCCGCAGTCTGATCCGCGGCGATCTCGAGCTCTGGGGCATCGACAAGGTCGACGGCGCCATGGTGTCGATCGTCGGCCAGATCCGCTGCACCGAGGCCGGCCGCTGGCCGGTGCAGCGCGAATTCAACCGCCGCATGAAGCAGCGTTTCCAGCACAACGGCATCGAGGTCGCATCCGCCACCCAGACCATCCTGATGCACATCGCGCCGCCGGCTGATGGCGCCGCTCATCTGACGCCAAGGCGAGCGGTCGGCTAG
- a CDS encoding zinc-dependent alcohol dehydrogenase family protein, which produces MKFLQMSKFGKPTEVVEVVESDPPPPPAANEATVAVEYSAIGLAELLMIRGMYAIRPQPPAPLGNEAIGRVVAVGASVKNVRTGDRVAIPIGLPVWRQAITVPATDLIVLSEQADPQQMSMLRINPLTAALLLTEYVELGKDDWVIQNAGNSGVGRSVIAFAKEFGLRSVSLVRRPELVDELKSAGADVVLVDGPDVVKQVAAATGKAKIKLGIDGVGGESSHSVASCLASNTKMVVYGGVSGKPAAMSPLNIIFKQMTLEGFWLGFPRFRDAHEKLAAHTRTAERLIAEGKLHVPVAGVYSLEQATQAMAHAQKGGKVLLKPN; this is translated from the coding sequence ATGAAGTTTCTGCAAATGTCTAAGTTTGGCAAACCCACCGAGGTGGTTGAAGTTGTCGAAAGCGATCCACCCCCACCGCCGGCAGCAAATGAAGCCACGGTCGCGGTCGAATACTCAGCGATCGGACTTGCTGAACTTCTGATGATCCGTGGCATGTATGCGATCAGGCCGCAGCCGCCCGCGCCGCTCGGGAACGAAGCTATTGGCCGCGTTGTCGCCGTAGGAGCCTCGGTTAAAAATGTAAGGACTGGCGATCGTGTCGCCATTCCGATCGGGCTTCCCGTGTGGAGACAGGCCATCACGGTGCCGGCCACCGATCTCATCGTCTTGTCTGAGCAAGCCGATCCCCAACAGATGTCAATGCTTCGGATCAATCCGCTCACAGCGGCATTGCTCCTAACCGAGTATGTCGAACTCGGCAAGGACGACTGGGTCATCCAGAACGCCGGCAATTCCGGTGTGGGACGCAGCGTCATTGCGTTTGCAAAGGAGTTCGGACTGCGCTCGGTAAGCCTCGTGCGCAGACCCGAGCTGGTGGATGAGCTGAAGTCAGCCGGAGCTGACGTCGTGCTTGTCGATGGACCCGACGTTGTGAAGCAGGTCGCAGCGGCGACCGGCAAGGCTAAAATCAAGCTGGGCATCGACGGCGTGGGTGGCGAGTCCTCGCACTCGGTAGCGTCTTGCCTCGCGTCGAACACCAAGATGGTCGTCTATGGCGGCGTCAGCGGAAAGCCCGCGGCCATGAGTCCTCTGAACATCATTTTCAAGCAGATGACCCTGGAAGGGTTTTGGCTGGGATTTCCGCGCTTTCGAGATGCACACGAAAAGCTTGCGGCTCATACGCGGACAGCCGAGCGACTGATCGCCGAAGGCAAACTGCACGTTCCGGTCGCCGGCGTTTATTCGCTCGAGCAGGCAACTCAGGCCATGGCGCATGCGCAAAAAGGCGGGAAAGTCCTTCTGAAACCCAACTAA
- a CDS encoding helix-turn-helix domain-containing protein, protein MNSEKAHSPELDLRLMLELKNNCSIKRTLEIVGETWTLLILREASWGVRRFQDFQTFLGIPRAVLSERLEKLVEYGIFEKTPYKEPGARKRYQYEPTKAGIKLLPVLMALSQWGDEHLGKGSARMIDKATREEVFLKVVSKNGDHVPVERVRPVVRR, encoded by the coding sequence ATGAACTCAGAAAAAGCGCATTCGCCCGAGCTGGATCTTCGCTTGATGTTGGAGCTAAAAAACAACTGCTCCATCAAGCGAACGCTCGAGATTGTTGGTGAAACCTGGACCTTGTTGATCTTGCGCGAGGCCTCATGGGGGGTTCGCCGCTTCCAGGACTTTCAAACGTTTTTGGGCATACCAAGAGCGGTGCTGTCTGAGCGCCTGGAAAAACTTGTTGAGTACGGAATCTTTGAAAAAACTCCTTACAAGGAGCCGGGGGCGCGAAAGCGCTATCAATACGAACCCACCAAAGCCGGCATCAAGCTATTGCCTGTGCTGATGGCATTGAGCCAATGGGGAGATGAGCATCTCGGCAAAGGATCTGCCCGCATGATCGACAAAGCGACTCGGGAAGAAGTGTTTCTGAAGGTCGTCAGCAAAAACGGCGACCATGTCCCAGTGGAGCGGGTGCGACCAGTAGTGCGGAGGTAA
- a CDS encoding tripartite tricarboxylate transporter substrate-binding protein — MRGLWAGLHNHAIVIAGLIAYGLIAPLSAQPFPSRPITLVVPFAAGGPTDTLARILSERIAAELHTSIVVENIAGASGSIAGARVARATPDGTTITIGHWGTHVLNGAIFKLPYDVIADFEPVATIAMGTQLIVGRKTLEANTLKEMIAWLKANPGKVTAGTGAHVAGVFFKERTGTDFQFVPYRGAGPAMIDLVAGQIDIMFDQASNSLPHYKNGAIKAFAVTSPTRLASAPDIPTVDEAGLPGLYISYWHGIWAPKNTPKEIVTKLNAAIVTVLADPTVKQRFGELGQEIPPPDQQTPAALGAFQKAETEKWWPIVKAADIKAE; from the coding sequence ATGCGGGGGCTGTGGGCCGGATTGCATAATCATGCGATCGTCATTGCTGGGCTGATCGCCTATGGGTTGATCGCGCCGCTAAGCGCCCAGCCGTTTCCGTCGCGGCCGATCACCCTCGTGGTGCCGTTCGCGGCAGGCGGTCCGACCGATACGCTGGCGCGCATCCTGTCCGAACGCATCGCCGCTGAATTGCACACGTCGATCGTGGTGGAGAACATCGCCGGCGCCTCCGGCAGCATCGCCGGCGCCCGCGTCGCGCGCGCAACGCCTGATGGCACCACGATCACGATCGGCCATTGGGGCACGCATGTGCTCAACGGCGCGATCTTCAAGCTGCCATACGACGTGATCGCCGATTTCGAGCCGGTCGCGACGATCGCGATGGGCACGCAGCTCATCGTCGGCCGGAAGACGCTCGAAGCCAACACTCTGAAAGAGATGATCGCGTGGCTGAAGGCCAACCCCGGCAAGGTGACTGCCGGCACGGGGGCCCACGTCGCCGGTGTCTTCTTCAAGGAGAGGACCGGCACCGACTTCCAGTTCGTGCCGTATCGCGGCGCGGGGCCCGCCATGATCGACCTCGTGGCCGGGCAGATCGACATCATGTTCGATCAGGCCTCGAACTCGCTGCCGCACTACAAGAACGGTGCGATCAAGGCGTTCGCGGTGACGTCGCCGACGCGGCTCGCCTCCGCGCCCGACATCCCGACCGTCGACGAGGCGGGGCTGCCCGGTCTCTACATCTCCTACTGGCACGGCATCTGGGCACCGAAGAACACGCCGAAGGAGATCGTCACGAAGCTCAACGCGGCGATCGTCACCGTGCTTGCCGATCCTACCGTCAAGCAGCGGTTTGGCGAATTGGGGCAGGAGATTCCTCCGCCCGATCAGCAGACGCCCGCAGCGCTCGGAGCCTTCCAGAAGGCCGAGACCGAGAAATGGTGGCCGATCGTGAAGGCCGCCGACATCAAGGCGGAATAA